In a genomic window of Curtobacterium sp. MCBD17_035:
- a CDS encoding alpha/beta hydrolase-fold protein — protein MAAPSGSRRAVVTRRSLVVGAVGVAAVGALGAAVDVRALPGRSTLYRVLGLDGHAGRIPDVRPVPTRSGSFTSRARRGRRVGWTVAAPTSDHALPVVVALHGYGDDHADLFGHRLGLDRFLAEHVDHGGAPFAIAAVDGGDRYWHRRADGDDPASMVLDEFLPLLARQGLDTGRLGFTGYSMGGYGALHFAGVLGRHRVRVVSALSPALWTTAGATARGAFDDPTDFAANTVTGRQRALDGIPVRIDCGTGDGFEPAVRTYVDGFTRRPAGGFEAGGHDMAFWRRLAPDHVAFLGRHLTSAT, from the coding sequence ATGGCCGCACCCTCCGGATCCCGCCGCGCCGTCGTGACGCGCCGGTCACTCGTCGTCGGGGCGGTCGGCGTCGCCGCGGTCGGTGCCCTCGGTGCCGCCGTCGACGTCCGGGCGCTCCCCGGGCGGTCCACCCTGTACCGGGTGCTCGGCCTGGACGGCCACGCCGGGCGCATCCCGGACGTCCGTCCCGTCCCGACGCGCTCGGGCTCGTTCACCTCGCGCGCACGACGCGGTCGACGGGTGGGCTGGACGGTCGCGGCGCCGACGTCGGACCACGCGCTCCCCGTCGTCGTCGCGCTCCACGGATACGGGGACGACCACGCGGACCTGTTCGGGCACCGGCTCGGCCTCGACCGGTTCCTCGCCGAGCACGTCGACCACGGTGGTGCGCCCTTCGCGATCGCCGCGGTCGACGGGGGCGACCGCTACTGGCACCGGCGGGCCGACGGTGACGACCCCGCGTCGATGGTGCTCGACGAGTTCCTCCCCCTGCTCGCGCGGCAGGGACTCGACACGGGCCGCCTCGGGTTCACCGGGTACTCGATGGGCGGGTACGGCGCACTGCACTTCGCGGGAGTGCTCGGGCGCCACCGCGTCCGTGTCGTCTCCGCGCTGTCCCCCGCGCTGTGGACCACCGCCGGCGCCACCGCCCGCGGTGCGTTCGACGACCCGACCGACTTCGCCGCGAACACGGTGACGGGCCGGCAGCGCGCGCTCGACGGCATCCCGGTGCGGATCGACTGCGGCACCGGCGACGGATTCGAACCGGCGGTCCGGACGTACGTCGACGGATTCACCCGTCGTCCGGCCGGTGGGTTCGAGGCCGGCGGCCACGACATGGCGTTCTGGAGGCGCCTGGCACCCGACCACGTCGCCTTCCTCGGGCGGCACCTCACCTCGGCGACCTGA
- a CDS encoding mechanosensitive ion channel family protein, whose product MAPLIRLLVAVGFALLLTAATALVLHLVFRALARRGRWAAVLSRRTKHPTRTVLLVAFLWTAFASSIRPDARLYPWRDDVTHGFLIVTIAAGAWLACELAIFLEDLGLHRYRVDVPDNRVARRIRTQVLIIRRLTVVVVVVIAVGSILLTFRGIEAAGASVLASAGLISVIAGIAAQSTLGNVFAGMQLAFSGAVRVDDVVVVEQQWGRIEEITLTYVVVHLWDDRRFMLPSTYFTTTPFENWTRTSSELLGSVDFDLDWRVSPGQMRTELDRILVTTDLWDGRTKVLQVTDAVNGLVHVRILVTAHDAPGLFDLRCYVREEMIAWIQRTHPDALPLQRVMMVDPTPDRPRSRREPSTATSSALFGGDEGSDRAALFTGPIQTSGIRPDQIPPADAAWQRTRRAPHDPRDASGPAAGP is encoded by the coding sequence ATGGCACCGCTCATCCGTCTCCTCGTCGCCGTCGGGTTCGCGCTGCTCCTGACCGCGGCGACGGCGCTCGTCCTCCACCTGGTGTTCCGAGCCCTCGCACGCCGAGGCCGATGGGCGGCCGTGCTGTCGCGCCGCACGAAGCACCCGACCCGGACGGTGCTGCTCGTCGCGTTCCTCTGGACCGCGTTCGCGTCCTCCATCCGGCCGGACGCCCGGCTCTACCCGTGGCGGGACGACGTCACCCACGGGTTCCTCATCGTGACCATCGCGGCGGGTGCCTGGCTGGCGTGCGAGCTCGCGATCTTCCTCGAGGACCTCGGTCTGCACCGCTACCGCGTGGACGTCCCCGACAACCGCGTCGCGCGGCGGATCCGCACGCAGGTGCTCATCATCCGGCGGCTCACCGTCGTCGTGGTCGTCGTCATCGCCGTCGGCTCCATCCTCCTGACGTTCCGGGGGATCGAGGCGGCCGGCGCGAGCGTGCTCGCGAGCGCGGGCCTCATCAGCGTCATCGCCGGCATCGCGGCGCAGTCCACCCTCGGCAACGTGTTCGCGGGCATGCAGCTCGCGTTCTCGGGCGCGGTCCGGGTCGACGACGTCGTGGTGGTCGAGCAGCAGTGGGGCCGGATCGAGGAGATCACGCTCACCTACGTCGTCGTGCACCTGTGGGACGACCGGCGCTTCATGCTGCCCTCGACGTACTTCACGACGACGCCGTTCGAGAACTGGACCAGGACGAGCAGCGAGCTCCTCGGGAGCGTCGACTTCGACCTCGACTGGCGGGTGAGCCCCGGCCAGATGCGGACCGAGCTCGACCGGATCCTGGTGACGACGGACCTCTGGGACGGGCGCACCAAGGTCCTGCAGGTCACCGACGCCGTGAACGGGCTCGTGCACGTGCGGATCCTCGTGACGGCGCACGACGCACCCGGCCTGTTCGACCTCCGCTGCTACGTCCGCGAGGAGATGATCGCCTGGATCCAGCGCACGCACCCCGATGCGCTGCCGCTGCAACGGGTCATGATGGTCGACCCGACACCGGACCGACCGCGCTCGCGGCGCGAGCCGTCCACCGCCACGAGCTCGGCGCTGTTCGGGGGCGACGAGGGCAGCGACCGCGCCGCGCTCTTCACGGGACCGATCCAGACCTCCGGCATCCGGCCGGACCAGATCCCGCCCGCCGACGCCGCGTGGCAGCGCACCCGCCGGGCGCCCCACGACCCGCGGGACGCTAGCGGACCTGCTGCCGGCCCTTGA
- a CDS encoding FAD:protein FMN transferase, with amino-acid sequence MTSIGSVTPTGDRAGVRRIDAPDGVRLVVPTMGTMASIRVDGPRGDTRGLEGRITAVVDRLDREFSRWDPRSPASAVAHGRLRLGDTSAEHRAVYALAIDWRNRSGGAFDPHRPDGTVDLAGIVKALAIERVGAVLDDLDAVGWVCNIGGDVLVAGTTMTGRPWTAGIVDPADRSSLIRRVRLLARHRAVATSGTAERGAHIWSPLDDQPTSEPFVQASVVAADIVTADVLATAVMAGGATAAALAASEHGCVVLAVRPDGTTATWGLDRQLQTRRGAHAV; translated from the coding sequence ATGACGTCGATCGGGTCGGTGACACCGACAGGGGACCGCGCCGGCGTCAGACGCATCGACGCGCCCGACGGCGTGCGACTCGTCGTGCCGACGATGGGCACGATGGCGTCGATCCGGGTGGACGGACCCCGCGGCGACACCCGCGGCTTGGAGGGCCGGATCACCGCCGTCGTCGACCGGCTCGACCGCGAGTTCAGTCGCTGGGACCCACGCTCCCCGGCGAGCGCCGTCGCCCACGGCCGACTCCGCCTCGGCGACACGAGCGCGGAGCACCGAGCCGTGTACGCGCTCGCGATCGACTGGCGGAACCGCTCGGGAGGCGCGTTCGATCCCCATCGACCCGACGGCACCGTGGACCTCGCGGGCATCGTGAAGGCGCTCGCGATCGAGCGGGTCGGCGCCGTGCTCGACGACCTCGACGCCGTGGGGTGGGTGTGCAACATCGGTGGTGACGTCCTCGTCGCCGGCACGACCATGACCGGGCGCCCCTGGACCGCGGGGATCGTCGACCCCGCCGACCGATCGTCGCTCATCCGTCGCGTGCGGCTCCTCGCCCGGCACCGCGCCGTCGCGACCTCGGGGACCGCGGAGCGTGGCGCGCACATCTGGTCTCCGCTCGACGACCAGCCGACGAGCGAGCCGTTCGTCCAGGCGAGCGTGGTCGCGGCCGACATCGTGACCGCGGACGTCCTCGCCACGGCCGTGATGGCCGGTGGTGCGACCGCCGCCGCGCTCGCCGCGTCCGAGCACGGGTGCGTGGTCCTCGCGGTGCGGCCCGACGGCACGACCGCGACGTGGGGGCTCGACCGACAGCTGCAGACCCGGCGCGGTGCCCACGCCGTCTAA
- a CDS encoding SDR family NAD(P)-dependent oxidoreductase, translating to MTQTITPKRFDGRTVIVTGAGSGIGRATATRLVQEGARVVAADVVADRLDALRGELVGHDVVTVVGDVAQAATIDAVIAAADGTVDGLANVAGIMDAFLPPAEVDDATWDRVMGVNVTGPMRLTRAVLGLMIPAGAGSIVNVASEAAFRGSAAGVAYTTSKHAVVGLTKSVAFFYGPSGVRANAVAPGAVVTNIEAPMRSDFAAGRIGPIMQVAVPQPAEAERLAAAITWLLSDDAANVNGAVLPSDGGWSVV from the coding sequence ATGACGCAGACCATCACCCCGAAGCGATTCGACGGGAGGACCGTCATCGTGACCGGCGCCGGTTCCGGCATCGGCCGGGCCACCGCCACCCGGCTGGTGCAGGAGGGCGCCCGCGTCGTCGCCGCCGACGTGGTCGCCGACCGACTCGACGCCCTGCGCGGCGAGCTGGTCGGGCACGACGTCGTCACCGTGGTCGGCGACGTGGCGCAGGCCGCGACGATCGACGCCGTCATCGCGGCCGCCGACGGGACCGTGGACGGCCTGGCGAACGTCGCCGGGATCATGGACGCGTTCCTGCCGCCGGCCGAGGTCGACGACGCGACGTGGGACCGCGTCATGGGCGTCAACGTGACGGGGCCCATGCGTCTGACGCGCGCGGTGCTCGGGCTCATGATCCCCGCCGGCGCGGGCTCGATCGTCAACGTGGCATCGGAGGCGGCGTTCCGCGGTTCGGCCGCCGGCGTCGCCTACACGACGTCGAAGCACGCCGTCGTCGGCCTCACGAAGAGCGTCGCGTTCTTCTACGGCCCGAGCGGCGTCCGCGCGAACGCCGTCGCGCCCGGAGCGGTCGTGACGAACATCGAGGCCCCGATGCGATCGGACTTCGCCGCCGGCCGCATCGGTCCGATCATGCAGGTCGCCGTGCCCCAGCCCGCCGAGGCGGAGCGGCTCGCGGCTGCGATCACCTGGCTGCTGAGCGACGACGCCGCGAACGTGAACGGCGCGGTCCTGCCGAGCGACGGCGGCTGGTCGGTCGTCTGA
- a CDS encoding TetR family transcriptional regulator, whose product MAAARTGRPVEVDPDHVAEVALRLFAERGFDAVTMDDVAVAAGVSRRTLFRVFRTKDDLVWGGTAEAADRIAAELAALPDRADPYEAMRTAHVAALTFPSSLIPVTRARLRLIADHERLSAGAVTRLGAGRDLVVGELRRRLGPDASPLLLEVRTSAMAAAVFAAMTFWARQDGGDPATVVDRALAGLVRDWSADG is encoded by the coding sequence GTGGCAGCAGCGAGGACGGGCCGCCCCGTCGAGGTGGACCCCGACCACGTCGCCGAGGTCGCGCTCCGGTTGTTCGCCGAGCGCGGCTTCGATGCGGTGACCATGGACGACGTCGCGGTGGCGGCTGGCGTCAGTCGCCGCACTCTCTTCCGGGTGTTCCGGACCAAGGACGACCTCGTCTGGGGCGGGACCGCCGAGGCGGCCGACCGGATCGCCGCCGAGCTCGCCGCGCTGCCGGACAGGGCCGACCCCTACGAGGCGATGCGGACGGCCCACGTGGCCGCGCTCACCTTCCCGTCGTCGCTCATCCCCGTGACGCGGGCCCGACTGCGTCTCATCGCGGACCACGAGCGATTGTCGGCCGGTGCCGTGACCCGGCTCGGCGCGGGCCGTGACCTCGTCGTCGGGGAGCTGCGCCGGCGGCTCGGACCGGACGCGTCGCCGCTGCTCCTCGAGGTCCGCACCAGCGCGATGGCCGCCGCGGTGTTCGCCGCGATGACCTTCTGGGCCCGACAGGACGGCGGCGATCCCGCGACCGTCGTGGACCGCGCCCTCGCCGGTCTCGTCCGGGACTGGTCGGCGGACGGCTGA
- a CDS encoding DHA2 family efflux MFS transporter permease subunit, protein MTEPTTRQPSADAVPRRAWQAMIVLLAGMFIALLDTTIVNVALPTIRQSLDASEATLSWIISGYALAFGLTLIPAGRVGDRIGHKWVFFSGLALFTAASFACGIASDAVWLVVFRVVQGLAGGIFVPAVTALIQLLFPPRTRGRAFAIMGAVIGVSTALGPILGGLLIQAFGDTDGWRTVFYVNVPIGIATLIAAVALLPARRDLDVREGAKGVDLVGLLLVSAGLVALLVPLIQGQDEGWPLWTYLTLAAGVVLIALFALWELRISRRGAAPLVPPHLFSHGAFTGGVILALVYFAAFTSIFFTISLLWQSGLGHTALESGLVATPFAVGSIAGSSQSARLVGRLGRNVLVLGTALVTIGLVWSWLVLQLTDASDLTNWEFLAPLFIAGVGNGFFIAPNVQIIVATVDPAEAGAASAVVNAIQRVGAAIGIAVIGSVLFGTLTVSGRSKAALATGFGDAAAHAMLVSAAFALLAFLLVFVLPRGQQPGRGQQPGQGQQPGRGQQPGRGQQPGQDAQTEPTPHDEHTAAADHTAPAQPTQHHDHTPAHLASGAPTDAGGTRVPAEHHARHVAPPDTGA, encoded by the coding sequence GTGACCGAACCGACCACCCGGCAGCCGTCCGCCGACGCCGTGCCCCGCCGCGCCTGGCAGGCGATGATCGTGCTCCTCGCGGGCATGTTCATCGCACTGCTCGACACCACCATCGTGAACGTCGCCCTGCCGACGATCCGCCAGTCGCTCGACGCGTCCGAGGCGACGCTGTCGTGGATCATCTCGGGGTACGCGCTCGCGTTCGGGCTGACGCTGATCCCGGCCGGACGGGTCGGCGACCGCATCGGGCACAAGTGGGTGTTCTTCTCGGGGCTCGCGCTGTTCACCGCCGCGAGCTTCGCGTGCGGCATCGCCTCGGACGCCGTCTGGCTCGTCGTGTTCCGCGTGGTCCAGGGGCTCGCGGGCGGCATCTTCGTGCCCGCGGTCACCGCCCTCATCCAGCTGCTGTTCCCGCCGCGGACGCGCGGACGTGCGTTCGCGATCATGGGTGCCGTCATCGGGGTGTCCACGGCGCTCGGGCCGATCCTCGGTGGTCTGCTCATCCAGGCGTTCGGGGACACCGACGGATGGCGCACCGTGTTCTACGTCAACGTGCCGATCGGGATCGCGACCCTCATCGCGGCCGTCGCGCTCCTGCCGGCCCGACGCGACCTCGACGTCCGCGAGGGCGCGAAGGGCGTCGACCTCGTCGGACTCCTGCTCGTCTCCGCGGGCCTCGTCGCGCTGCTCGTCCCGCTCATCCAGGGCCAGGACGAGGGGTGGCCGCTGTGGACCTACCTGACGCTCGCGGCCGGTGTCGTGCTCATCGCCCTGTTCGCGCTGTGGGAGCTCCGGATCAGCCGCCGGGGCGCGGCACCGCTCGTCCCACCGCACCTGTTCAGCCACGGGGCGTTCACGGGCGGCGTCATCCTCGCCCTGGTGTACTTCGCCGCGTTCACGAGCATCTTCTTCACGATCTCGCTCCTCTGGCAGAGCGGCCTCGGCCACACCGCGCTCGAGTCCGGGCTCGTCGCGACCCCGTTCGCCGTGGGCTCGATCGCCGGCTCGTCGCAGAGCGCCCGGCTCGTGGGCCGGCTCGGACGCAACGTCCTCGTGCTCGGCACGGCGCTCGTCACGATCGGTCTCGTGTGGTCCTGGCTCGTCCTGCAGCTCACGGACGCGTCCGACCTGACGAACTGGGAGTTCCTGGCGCCGCTGTTCATCGCCGGCGTCGGCAACGGGTTCTTCATCGCCCCGAACGTGCAGATCATCGTCGCGACCGTCGACCCCGCCGAGGCCGGCGCCGCGAGCGCGGTCGTCAACGCGATCCAGCGGGTCGGCGCAGCCATCGGCATCGCGGTGATCGGGTCGGTGCTGTTCGGGACGCTGACGGTGTCCGGCCGCTCGAAGGCCGCGCTCGCCACCGGGTTCGGCGACGCCGCGGCCCACGCCATGCTCGTCAGCGCGGCGTTCGCGCTGCTCGCGTTCCTGCTCGTGTTCGTGCTCCCGCGGGGGCAGCAGCCCGGACGGGGACAGCAGCCCGGCCAGGGGCAGCAGCCCGGACGGGGGCAGCAGCCCGGACGGGGGCAGCAGCCCGGGCAGGACGCGCAGACCGAGCCCACGCCGCACGACGAGCACACGGCCGCCGCCGACCACACGGCCCCCGCCCAGCCCACGCAGCATCACGACCACACACCGGCCCACCTCGCATCGGGGGCCCCGACGGACGCCGGTGGCACACGGGTCCCGGCGGAGCACCACGCCCGCCACGTCGCGCCGCCGGACACCGGAGCCTGA
- a CDS encoding siderophore-interacting protein, whose amino-acid sequence MTTPPAPAAAGPQPRPARAQHVFVVDRTERLGPHLVRVHLGGPAFDDFVAGASPDRLGAADKYVKLLFARPDLGLTPPYDLDALRGRLAPEDMPVRRTYTVRAVDPVARTITIDFVVHGDAGVAGVWAASARPGDTLALSGPGGGYSPTADPATWHLLVADDSALPAVAAVLEALPAAASGRAFVEVDGPEDELPLAAPDGVVVRWLHRRGPDGAVAGAGALLTDAVRGLSRPSRPVAVFAHGERGAMQAIRAILQDGWGIERRAMSLSAYWALGRAEDRFQAEKREPVGQIFAD is encoded by the coding sequence ATGACGACTCCCCCCGCACCCGCTGCCGCCGGACCCCAGCCGCGGCCAGCCCGAGCCCAGCACGTGTTCGTGGTCGACCGGACCGAGCGCCTCGGCCCGCACCTGGTCCGCGTGCACCTCGGCGGCCCCGCGTTCGACGACTTCGTCGCCGGGGCGTCGCCCGACCGGCTCGGCGCCGCCGACAAGTACGTCAAGCTCCTGTTCGCGCGTCCGGACCTCGGCCTCACCCCGCCGTACGACCTCGACGCGCTCCGCGGCCGACTCGCGCCCGAGGACATGCCGGTGCGCCGGACCTACACCGTCCGCGCCGTCGACCCGGTCGCTCGCACCATCACGATCGACTTCGTCGTGCACGGCGACGCGGGCGTCGCCGGCGTCTGGGCCGCGTCCGCACGGCCGGGCGACACCCTCGCGCTCTCCGGGCCCGGAGGCGGCTACTCCCCCACCGCCGACCCGGCGACCTGGCACCTCCTCGTGGCCGACGACTCCGCCTTGCCCGCCGTGGCCGCCGTCCTGGAGGCCCTGCCCGCCGCCGCCTCGGGACGCGCGTTCGTCGAGGTGGACGGCCCCGAGGACGAACTCCCGCTCGCGGCCCCGGACGGGGTCGTGGTGCGGTGGCTCCACCGCCGTGGGCCCGACGGAGCCGTCGCCGGAGCCGGGGCGCTGCTCACGGACGCCGTTCGCGGACTGTCGCGGCCCTCCCGGCCGGTCGCGGTGTTCGCGCACGGTGAGCGCGGCGCCATGCAGGCGATCCGAGCGATCCTGCAGGACGGCTGGGGAATCGAGCGCCGCGCGATGTCCCTGTCGGCATACTGGGCGCTGGGTCGCGCCGAGGACCGCTTCCAGGCCGAGAAGCGCGAGCCCGTCGGGCAGATCTTCGCCGACTGA
- a CDS encoding ferric reductase-like transmembrane domain-containing protein — protein sequence MAIGTVGRAAPTRRPTERQLRRRHRTRQVAVDLLVVAVWVSAAMALALWLTAVPVRWDGIGVVVTDLGIAAGLVGTDLVLVMIVLAARIPWIDRVVGHDSAMAVHRSLGKPSLYLLLAHAVLLVVGYALAAHVDVLAEGWALVTTYDVFLSLLAILAMIAVVVTSVVAVRRYLPYEGWHAVHLLSYVAVLIALPHQLSLGGMLAHGSWQRTYWILLYATAIGAIGWFRFTVPAIRSVRHRMVVEHVERIAPDVVSLWIRGRRLDRLGARGGQFLIWRFWSGETWWHAHPLSLSAAPSSTRLRITVRSLGAGSGRLATLPPGTRVSFAGPYGVFTDRVRAGDRIAVAASGIGVTPIRAFLDHLDVPRGAVTILLRARSERETYLWDEVFQWATDHGARVYTSIGPRGPGPNGWLAAADTARGVSAGTVWPGIADSDLYICGPDGWSDLVEADARRAGLPADRLHRERFDW from the coding sequence ATGGCGATCGGGACGGTTGGGCGGGCAGCGCCCACACGGCGCCCCACCGAGCGGCAGCTCCGCCGGCGGCACCGGACGCGCCAGGTCGCCGTCGACCTGCTCGTCGTCGCGGTGTGGGTGTCGGCCGCCATGGCGCTCGCGCTCTGGCTCACGGCGGTCCCGGTGCGGTGGGACGGCATCGGTGTCGTCGTCACCGACCTCGGGATCGCGGCTGGCCTCGTCGGGACCGACCTCGTGCTCGTGATGATCGTGCTCGCGGCCCGCATCCCGTGGATCGACCGCGTGGTGGGACACGACAGCGCGATGGCCGTGCACCGGTCCCTCGGCAAGCCGTCCCTGTACCTGTTGCTGGCCCACGCGGTGCTGCTCGTCGTCGGGTACGCGCTCGCGGCGCACGTCGATGTCCTCGCCGAGGGGTGGGCGCTCGTCACCACGTACGACGTCTTCCTCTCGCTGCTCGCGATCCTGGCGATGATCGCGGTGGTCGTGACGAGCGTCGTCGCGGTCCGGCGGTACCTGCCGTACGAGGGCTGGCACGCTGTCCACCTCCTCAGCTACGTCGCGGTGCTCATCGCTCTGCCACACCAGCTGTCGCTCGGCGGCATGCTCGCGCACGGCTCGTGGCAGCGCACGTACTGGATCCTCCTGTACGCGACGGCGATCGGCGCGATCGGCTGGTTCCGGTTCACCGTGCCCGCGATCCGGAGCGTCCGGCACCGCATGGTGGTCGAGCACGTCGAGCGCATCGCGCCCGACGTCGTGTCGCTCTGGATCCGCGGACGTCGGCTCGACCGACTCGGGGCGCGTGGCGGACAGTTCCTCATCTGGCGGTTCTGGTCCGGCGAGACCTGGTGGCACGCCCATCCGCTGTCGCTGTCGGCGGCTCCGTCGAGCACGCGGCTGCGGATCACCGTCCGGTCCCTCGGTGCCGGGAGCGGTCGACTCGCGACGCTCCCGCCCGGAACGCGCGTGTCGTTCGCCGGACCGTACGGTGTCTTCACCGACCGCGTCCGGGCAGGCGACCGGATCGCCGTCGCTGCCTCCGGCATCGGCGTCACCCCGATCCGCGCGTTCCTCGACCACCTCGACGTGCCCCGGGGCGCCGTGACGATCCTCCTCCGCGCCCGGAGCGAGCGCGAGACCTACCTGTGGGACGAGGTATTCCAGTGGGCGACCGACCACGGCGCCCGCGTGTACACGAGCATCGGACCGCGTGGTCCGGGTCCGAACGGGTGGCTCGCCGCCGCTGACACGGCGCGCGGGGTCAGTGCGGGCACCGTCTGGCCGGGCATCGCGGACAGTGACCTGTACATCTGCGGACCGGACGGCTGGTCGGACCTCGTCGAGGCGGACGCCCGACGCGCGGGTCTGCCCGCGGACCGGCTGCACCGCGAACGATTCGACTGGTGA
- a CDS encoding amino acid permease, protein MTAQDHSDTGRPPANDTGRASGNDFAHEQEGFQHGLKPRQLQMIAIGGAIGTGLFLGAGGRLHSAGPALAVVYLIAGIFAFFILRALGELVLHRPSSGSFISYAREFYGEKFAYAAGWMYFLNWAMTSIVDTTAVALYLHYWAGTRAIPQWALALVALLVVLAANLVAVKVFGELEFWFALIKVAALVAFLVIALIWLFFAFPVQTGGASVHTGFSIWGDHGGLFPTGLLPAVLVVQGVVFAYAAIELVGTASGETQDTEKVIPRAINSVVLRIALFYVGSIILLSLLLPYTSYKEGVSPFVTFFSSIGNPQVGHVVGSVMNFVVLTAALSSLNAGLYSTGRALHSMGMNGSAPKWTTKMSKGGVPFAGILLTACFTLAGVVLNLFVPSQAFEIVLNVSALGIVTAWGTIMLCQMRLRVWAKQGLAKEPTFRLPGAPVTSWLTLAFLVSVLVLMAIDWPIGTLTIASLVVIIPLLVVGWFLQRDRILRIASLREGVTGPYPVTGRDPRAQVRRREDRS, encoded by the coding sequence ATGACCGCGCAGGACCACAGCGACACCGGACGGCCACCAGCGAACGACACCGGACGGGCGTCCGGCAACGACTTCGCCCACGAGCAGGAGGGGTTCCAGCACGGCCTGAAGCCCCGGCAGCTCCAGATGATCGCCATCGGCGGAGCGATCGGCACGGGTCTGTTCCTCGGCGCCGGCGGTCGGCTGCACTCCGCCGGACCCGCGCTGGCGGTCGTCTACCTGATCGCGGGGATCTTCGCGTTCTTCATCCTCCGCGCGCTCGGCGAGCTCGTGCTGCACCGTCCGTCGTCCGGCTCGTTCATCTCGTACGCGCGCGAGTTCTACGGCGAGAAGTTCGCGTACGCGGCCGGGTGGATGTACTTCCTCAACTGGGCCATGACGTCGATCGTCGACACCACCGCCGTCGCCCTGTACCTGCACTACTGGGCGGGCACGCGCGCGATCCCGCAGTGGGCGCTCGCCCTGGTGGCCCTGCTCGTCGTGCTCGCCGCGAACCTCGTGGCGGTCAAGGTGTTCGGCGAACTCGAGTTCTGGTTCGCGCTCATCAAGGTCGCTGCGCTCGTGGCGTTCCTCGTGATCGCACTCATCTGGCTGTTCTTCGCGTTCCCGGTGCAGACCGGCGGCGCGAGCGTCCACACCGGCTTCTCGATCTGGGGCGACCACGGCGGCCTGTTCCCGACCGGGCTCCTGCCCGCGGTGCTCGTCGTGCAGGGCGTCGTGTTCGCCTACGCTGCGATCGAGCTCGTCGGGACGGCGTCCGGCGAGACGCAGGACACCGAGAAGGTGATCCCCCGGGCGATCAACTCGGTCGTGCTCCGGATCGCGCTGTTCTACGTCGGCTCGATCATCCTGCTGTCGCTGCTCCTGCCGTACACGTCCTACAAGGAGGGCGTCAGCCCCTTCGTCACGTTCTTCTCGTCCATCGGCAACCCGCAGGTCGGGCACGTCGTCGGATCCGTCATGAACTTCGTCGTGCTCACCGCAGCGCTGTCGTCTCTGAACGCCGGGCTGTACTCCACGGGCCGGGCGCTGCACTCGATGGGCATGAACGGCTCCGCGCCGAAGTGGACGACGAAGATGTCGAAGGGCGGGGTGCCGTTCGCGGGCATCCTGCTCACGGCCTGCTTCACGCTCGCCGGTGTCGTGCTCAACCTGTTCGTGCCGAGTCAGGCGTTCGAGATCGTCCTCAACGTGTCGGCGCTCGGGATCGTCACCGCGTGGGGCACGATCATGCTCTGCCAGATGCGACTCCGGGTCTGGGCGAAGCAGGGCCTGGCGAAGGAGCCGACCTTCCGGCTCCCCGGCGCCCCGGTGACGTCCTGGCTGACGCTCGCGTTCCTGGTGTCCGTGCTCGTGCTCATGGCGATCGACTGGCCGATCGGCACGCTCACGATCGCGTCGCTCGTGGTGATCATCCCGTTGCTCGTGGTCGGGTGGTTCCTCCAGCGCGACCGGATCCTCCGCATCGCGTCGCTCCGGGAGGGCGTTACCGGTCCGTACCCGGTCACGGGACGCGACCCGCGCGCACAGGTCCGCCGCCGCGAGGACCGCTCCTAG
- a CDS encoding FMN-binding protein, whose translation MRKRALIGGVLASVAVVLGSWEVGQPHTTTTTTTPAASGDDGGSSSGSSSSGSSSSGSSSSGSSLFGSTSSGSTSTATFTDGTFTGSTVSTQYGDVQVQVTVSGGKITAVTPLHLTDAEQRSVMISEQAAPLLEDEVLSAQSADVDTISGATYTSDAYLQSLQAALDQAR comes from the coding sequence ATGAGGAAACGGGCACTCATCGGCGGGGTCCTCGCGTCGGTCGCCGTGGTCCTGGGGTCCTGGGAGGTCGGGCAGCCACACACGACGACCACCACGACCACCCCGGCGGCCAGTGGCGACGACGGTGGTTCGTCCTCCGGCTCGTCGTCGTCCGGTTCGTCGTCGTCCGGTTCGTCGTCGTCCGGTTCGTCGTTGTTCGGCTCGACGTCGTCCGGCTCGACGAGCACGGCGACGTTCACCGACGGGACCTTCACCGGCTCCACGGTGTCGACCCAGTACGGCGACGTCCAGGTGCAGGTCACGGTGTCGGGCGGCAAGATCACGGCCGTGACACCCCTCCACCTCACCGACGCCGAGCAGCGCTCCGTCATGATCAGTGAGCAGGCGGCACCGCTCCTCGAGGACGAGGTCCTCAGTGCCCAGTCCGCCGACGTCGACACCATCAGCGGCGCGACCTACACGAGCGACGCGTACCTGCAGTCACTGCAGGCGGCGCTCGACCAGGCGCGATGA